GAACTTGGGCCAGTGAGAGCTTTGGGTTAGATTAGAGGGGCTCAGGTGTAAGGGATCCAGGGTGGCCCTCCTAGCAGCCGGAGAGCTCCAAGGCGGATCATGGTCAGTCAGACCCGGAAGTCGGGGATACATGTAGGTGACACAGTGGGCATGCCCAGGGCCTGAGACCTGCACATGTGTCAACCCCACCCCCTTCCCCATGCCCCACCAGGTGCGTCCACTGGAGCGCCGCAAATACATACTCAAGTCCTTGGACCAGATCGAGACGGTAAATGGTGGCAGTGTGGCCAGTCGGCTGACCTTCCCCGACCGGGAGGCGCTGGCAGAACACGCTGACCTCAAGAGCATGGTGGAGCTGATCAAGCGCATGCTGACCTGGGAGTCCCACGAGCGTATTAGCCCCAGTGCCGCCCTGCGCCACCCCTTTGTGTCCATGCAGCAGCTGCGCAGCGCCCACGAGACCACCCGCTACTACCAGCTCTCGCTACGAAGCTGCCGCCTCTCACTGCAGGTGGAGGGCAAGCCCCCCACGCCTGTTGTGGCCACTGCAGAAGATGGGACCCCCTACTACCATCTGGCGGAGGAGAAGGAGGCCGTGGGCATGGGCGGTGTGGCCGGCAGTGGGCCCTTCTTCCGAGAGGAGAAGGCACCAGCTATGCAAAGAGCCATCGACCAACTGGATGACCTGAGTCTGCAAGAGGCCGGGCACGGGCTGTGGGGCGAGACCTGCACTGACGTGGTCTCCGACGTGCTGGCCCCGCTCAAGGCAGCCATCACTGGCCGCCACATGCCGAACTCGGACCCCGAGCCCATCCTGGCCTTCTACAGCAGCAGCCTGGCAGGCCGCCACAAGGCCTGCAAGCTACCCTCGGGCTCCAAGTCCGACTCCAAATTCAGCAACCTCATCCGGCTGAGCCAGGTCTCACCTGAGGGGGACAAACCCTGCTGGGGCCACggctgggaggaaggagagcaCATTGGGACCTCTGCTGAGTCCGCGGCCATCCTGCAGCAAGACGGGGATGGGCCCAACATCGAAGACATGACCGTGGATGCTGAGGTGAGCCGGCTGCGTTCACGATATGATTAGGGTGTGGGGAGGCTCAGCACACACTTGATGCCATCAGGATATAAGGCTCAGCACATACTTGGCTACCTTCAGGCTGTGGCAAAAGCTCAGGGTACTGTAATCCACTTACAAGAAGTGATAaagaggttgggcatggtggcaggtgcctgtaatcccagctactcgggaggctgagacaacagaattgcttgaacccaggaggcggaggttggagtgagccaagattgtgccattcattgcactccagactgggcaacaagagcaaaactgtctcaaaaaaaaaaaaaaaaaaaaaaaaaaaagtgattaaaaagcctgggcaacatatcgtctctatcaaaaaattagaaatattagcTGGTtttggtggcgtgcacctgtagtcccagccacttgggatgctgaggtaggaggaggatcccttgagccagggaggtcgaggctgcagtgagctgatattacATCATTACAAAGAGGCAATAAAGGCCCAGCACTGGCGATAAAGACCCTAGCACGTGCTCACCTCCATCAGGAGGTGACAGAGGCTCAGCAGACGCTCACACACTATTAGCTGCTTGGCTGATgcccctctctcctcttccccacaGAGGCCAGACCCTGAGCTCTTCGACCCCAGCAGCTGTCCTGGAGAATGGCTGAGTGAGCCGGACTGGACCCTGGAGGGCATCAGGGGTCCCCGGGCTCAGGGGCTCCCACCCCGCCACTCCTACCAGCACGGTCCGCACCGGGCCACCAGCTTTCTCCAGCATGTCAGCGGGCACCACTGATGGTGATTCCACCCCTGCCCATCACTGGGGGCTGCACTAGCTGGGCTGGCATCCCCTCCCAACCTGAACTGCTCCTCAGAGCCATCTCCTGAACCACAGATTATTCTTACAGAAAGATAGTTATCCAGAAATTCCCATTCCCCCTGCCTGCAGTGTGCCTGCATACCTCTCCTGAATGCAGCAGGGCTTGAAGTCTGGCCTGTGCCCCTTGGCTAGAGGGACAGCAGGAAGGGGGCTGCACCCCACTGGCCCTGCACCCGTCCTCGGCCCTGTTGCCTCTATCTATTTCAATACAGAAGTGTTCAACAGTCCTGCTTCAAGCCTGCTCTCACTGCCTGGGGCTTGGACTGGCTCTAGGGGGATGGGGGCTCCACAGTGGCACCCAGGGACTTGCTCTGCGATGCTGGGCCCACGTGACCACTGGCTCAGGCTGGAGCCTGGGCTGCTGTCACGCCAGGAGGGAAACGCTGTGCTTGGTTGACTAACCCATGCCCTAAACAGGCTATGTGCTTGGCATGTTGGGAATCTACCTTCAGAACATGCTGTGTGCTCAGCATGTGTTCATAAGCTGGCCAGGTGCTGGGGTCTCCTTGTCTGTTGACCTGTCCCTCCTACATGTTTATGGGGTTGGCATGCACTCATCTACATTTGGGGCATGCTCAGTGTCAATCCACTTGGCAGGCTGAAATTCACACGAGGTGCATGCTCCCGTGTTCAGCCATGCTAGGTCCCCCATGGTGGGATGTGGCAATGGTTTGGTCCCTCCCGGTCAATCTGGGAACATGCTTCGGTTCAGCACATGCTACCCCATGCTGGCTATATGAGTGAAGTTCATGCCAGGCCACAGGGTGGCCCGCTGCACGCTCAGCACAGGTCAGCCCGTGTGTACTGCATGCTAAGGGCTCAGCACATGCCAGTGACAGGCTGAGGGCTCAGCACACAAGGATGTCCCCACCAGAGGCCCATGCCAGCTGTCCTCTACCCCTCCACCCCATCTCATACCACTCAGTCGGGCACAGGCTGTACAGACAAGTTGTTTACTTCTTATAACCTTGGGCCCTTTTTTGCCCTGGAAAGTGGGGGTAGGCCAGAGGGGGCCGGGCCCAGCATGCACCCCCACTTCTTTGGGGGCtgatccctcccctagctctgcTGGGTCCCAGGGCCACAGCGTCAGGCTGGTGGGGGcagaggtagaggtgggagagCAGGGAAGAGAGCCTGAGGAGCCACAACGGGGCAGACAGAAGCGGGGGCATGGGGACAGGGACCATGACGCAGAGCATCTGGGTCCGCAGGGGCCCAGCAGGCCTCGGCCTGTCCGCTGGACCGGGCCTCAGAGCAGGCGGCAGGCGTTGCCCACGCTGTCGGCTGAGGTGTCAAGGTCATGGCTGTAAGGGGAGTCCCAGTCCCTCAGGAAAACAGCCTCCAGCTGGCTCCGCAGGCCACCCCTCCCATTCTGCGTCACCAGCAGCGAGGTGCCCGCCGTCTCTGTGAAGTAGTTGCCTGACCAGTTGGAGGTTCCTAGAGAGGAGCGGGTGGAGTGTAAGGGCGCTGTGAGGGGACCGGGCCTGGTGTCTGAAGCCCCCACTTCTTCGGCGCCCCGTGGTGCTCAGGACACACTCACCAATGTAGGTGGCGCGTTCAGTCACCATGTACTTGTTGTGGTTGACGCGGGCATATGGGATTCGGGCCTGGGCCTCATCCGCGGGGACCACAAAGAGTTTCTGagtgggaggggaggatgggaaggTGTGTGAGAGGCAAGGGGCGTTGGAGGAGCCCCGGGACCAGGGAGGCAGACCTGCCTGCAGACCAGCTACTGTTTGTTCCTGAGGGCTTGTCTCCGGCCCCCCGTTTCCAGAACATCTTCCTTTGCCCTTCCCACCAGGGCAGGGGCGTCCTCTGGGCATTCCCACCCTGGCCCCTacccctctgcctgggcctcccctcCCAGCCCCGACCCCTCTACCTGCTCACTCCCCCAGTCCTGGTCCCAACCCTTCTCCCTGTGCCCCCCCAATCCTGGCCCCAACCCCTTTGCCTGGGCCTCCTCCATCCCGGCCCTGACCCTTCTGCCTGTGCCCCGTACCCCGGTCCTAacccctctctctctgcccccgCATCCCAGCCCCAACCCCTCTCTgtgtcccctcctcccagcctgagCCATGGTTTCCCCACTGTGACAGGGCTCACTCTGGACCATCCTTGTCAGGTGACAGACAACCTCCATGAGGGCTGTGTCCCCAGGACTGCCCCACAGAGGGGCCGAGGGGTGGCCTGGGGCAGTGCTTACCACCTGGATGTCGGAGTGGGTATGGTTGTCACGAAGGGCAGCCAGGGAGAGCAGGAAGGCCCGTATGGATGGGTCTGAGTGTCCCCAGCAGCTGACGAGCAGGCGCACCTTGACACCACGCTCATAGGCGGCCCGTCGCAGCCCGTCGTCAATGGCAGGCCAGAACCTGGGGACAGtgtgggaggtgaaggcaggatgCAGAGGGCGGCTGTGTCCACAGGCTTTGGGGAACCAAGCCTGGGCCCTCCTTTAGCTACTGGGAGAACTTCCTCATCGCTGGCTCCCAGACCCCATTCCTGCCTCCAGAAATCCCACATCCCTACTTCCTCTTCCTGGCTGTGGCTCCCATTCTCGCTCCCCAAAACCCAGTCttgtcatcctttttttttttgagataggttcttgctctgtcacccaggctggagggaacaGTGCCACGaccatagctcagtgcagcctccaactcctgggctcaagtgcttcatcctcctgccttagtctcctgcgtagctgggactgcaggtgggtGCCACCGCACTGGggtaatctttaaatttttctgtagagatggggtctcactatgttgcccaggctggtctcaaactcccagtgatcctcctgcctggaccCATCATTTAACCTACTGCCCCTAGAATACCTTCTCTGAGCCCCACAAACCCCATCGTCCACCTGGATGTTACAGTgggtattatctttttttttttttattaggcagagtttcactctttttgcccagggtggagtgcaatggcacaatcttggctcaccgcaacctctcttcccgggttccagtgattctcctgtctcagcctcgtgagtagctgggattacaggcaccatcaagctgggctaattttgtatttttagtagagacaggtttctccatgttggtcaggttggtcttgaactcctgacctcaggtgatctgcctgcattggcctcccaaagtgctgggattacaggcatgagccacctcgcctggcctggtTGGTATCCTTATCCCAGGATCACAAATCCCCAAGCTTGCTACCCTAAAGCCAAATACTTTAGCCCCCATCCCCTAAGGCCCTCACTCTGTTTGCAGCCTCTTACCTCCCCAAATCCCACATCCTGCACCCCTGCCTGAGGCTTCCAGTCCCCAATCCTTGCCCCCATCCCCAATAttctcatctttctcttttttgttgttttttttttgagacagaatctcgctctgtcacccaggctggagtgcagtggcatgacctcaactcactgcaacctccgcctcccaggttcaagcagttctcctgcctcagcctcccaagtagctgggattaaaggcaggtgccatcacacctggctaatttttgtatttttaggagagaagggatttcaccatgctagccaggctggtcttgaactcctgacctcaagtgatctccccacctcggccccccaaagtgctgggattacaggcgtgagccactgtgcctggtcctctCATCCTTTTCTCTGTTCCCTCAAACCTTGTCCTGAAACCTCATCCCTGTCTCCTCTGTAATCCCTCTGTCTCCTGTCTCAAGTGCCCAGATACCTTCTTTCCATCACCTCCTGGTGACTGTCTCTCCCTGCGGCTTCTCTTCCGTCTGTCCCCTTGCTTGGAGCTCCACCAGCTTTCTGGTCCCCATGACTCCCTCTCCCGTCTCCTGTCTACCTGCTGTGGCTCCCTATCTCCACGCCCGGCAGTACCTGCGAGGGTGGGAGAACTCCAGAGTGGGCAAGTAGTTCATGACTGCGATGTAGATGAAACTCCGGGCACTGTCCACCACGCTGAGTAGAGCCTTCAGGTCTGGAGTGCGGCCACTTGGACACAGGGGTGGGGGCGCACTCTGAGGGCGAGGGGACAGTCAAGACACATGCCCTGCCAGGGGCATCGTCACAGAGGACGCCTCATATGGACAGCTCACCACAAGCCAGGTCCTGTGGATCTCACAGAATCCTCAGCCTTCATGAAGAGGAGGGTCAATCACTAcatccatttcacaggtgagggaactgaggctcagagggtaGGTGACttacttaaggtcacacagcGGATAAATGGAGCCGGGATTCGAACCCAGGCTGTCTGTTTCCAGAATTTATGCTCTAACCCAGTGCTTCTCAACGTAAGGTCCCTGATCCAGTGGCAACAGCATCACCCaggaacttgctagaaatgcaaattcctgtGCCTCACTGCTTATGGCCTACTGAATCAgtgctggggtggggcccagggatctgggttttaacaagcccttcaggtgattctgaggcATGCTCAGGCTTGAGGACCTCTGCTcaagtcactttcttttttttttttcaatcacccccactcccctcccaacccccgccttttttttgagacagagtctcgctctgttgcccaggctggagtgcagtggcacaatcttggctcattgcaacctccgcctcctgggttcaagcaattctcctgtctcagcctcctgagtagctgggactacaggcacgcgccaccatgcccagctaattgttgtatttttagtagagacggggtttcaccatgttggccaagatggtctcgatctattgaccccgtgatccgcccacctcggcctcccaaagtgctgggattacaggcgtgagccaccgcacccagcccatttttgcatttttagtagagacagagtttcaccatatcagtcaggctggtctcaaactcctaaccttagctgatgacccacctcagcctcccaaagtgctaggattataggcaggagccataAAGCCCAGCCTCAAGTCATTTTCTTCCCTGATTTGCTCACAGCCCACCCTGACTGGGAAGCCCTCGTGTGCCCGGTGCCACACTAGGCCCTCTTCCCAGGTCCACCcccactccttttttttgaggcaaaatctcactgtcacccaggctggaacacaatggtgcaatctcagctccctgcaacctccacctcctgggttcaagtgattctcctgcctcagcctcccaagtagctgggattacaggtgcctgccatcatgctttgctaatttttggtagagacggggtttcaccacatttgccaggctgatctctaacccCTGAACTCGAGTTGTCCGCCtgccaggcctcccaaagtgctaggattaccggggtaagccacggtgcctggcccccCAGCTCCCTTAATGCTCAACAGACAAGGAAACGGAGGCTCTAAACGGGCAAGTGGTAATGAGGAGAGCCTTGATTCCCCGTGGGAGGCTCCCTAGTGAAAGACCCCAGTGAGGCATGCTTTCCTGCGTCCACGCTTTCGTGTCGTGCCTTCCACGATAACTCTGGGCTTGGACAGGTGACTTGCTCAGGGGGACCTGGGGAGACCTAGGTTGCCTGCCTCAACTAGTGAAAATACCAAGAGCGAGTTGTTCAGAGTGATCAGTATCTGCCAGGCAAGAGCCAGTGTGGTCCAATAGAGCCTGTCACAGTGATGGAAATGTCCAGTGTGGCGGCCACTTGCTACAGGATATGAAATGTCCAGTGTGGCGGTCACTTGCTACTGAGCATATGATATGTGGCTACTGcatgaggaactgaattttgtctttgttttagaaacagggcaacagcctgttgcccaggctggagtccagtggtacaatcagctcactgcagcttcaaactcctgggctcaagtgatcctcctgccttagcatccccagggactacaggtgcacgcaaccacacacggctaatttttattttttttttttgtaaaaatggtgTCTCCCTAGTTCTTGGGTATCCTGTCTAGAACAATAAATAATgaaacccccccccaaaaaaaaaaaaaagaaaaagaaaaaagaaacggtgtttccctatgttgcccaggctggtctagaactcctggcctcaagtattcctcccatcttgtcctcccaaagtgctgggattataggcataaacaaccatgcctggcttgaaaaaaattctttttgaggcaggctgtcacccaggctagagtgcagtggtatgatcatggctcactgcagccttgatttcctgggctcaagtgatgcccctgcctcagcctcccaagtagctaggactacacacatgcaccaccccaccgagctttttttttttttttggggaaagacagagtcttgttatgctgtctaggctggtctcaaactcctggcctcaagtgatcctct
This genomic interval from Saimiri boliviensis isolate mSaiBol1 chromosome 14, mSaiBol1.pri, whole genome shotgun sequence contains the following:
- the HIPK4 gene encoding homeodomain-interacting protein kinase 4, which produces MATIQSETDCYEIIEVLGKGTFGEVAKGWRRSTGEMVAIKILKNDAYRNRIIKNELKLLRCMRGLDPEEAHVIRFLEFFHDALKFYLVFELLEQNLFEFQKENNFAPLPACHIRTVTLQVLRALARLKELAIIHADLKPENIMLVDQTRCPFRVKVIDFGSASIFSEVRYVKEPYIQSRFYRAPEILLGLPFCEKVDMWSLGCVMAELHLGWPLYPGNNEYDQVRYICETQGLPKPHLLHAARKAHHFFKCNPHSDATNPWQLKSSADYLAETKVRPLERRKYILKSLDQIETVNGGSVASRLTFPDREALAEHADLKSMVELIKRMLTWESHERISPSAALRHPFVSMQQLRSAHETTRYYQLSLRSCRLSLQVEGKPPTPVVATAEDGTPYYHLAEEKEAVGMGGVAGSGPFFREEKAPAMQRAIDQLDDLSLQEAGHGLWGETCTDVVSDVLAPLKAAITGRHMPNSDPEPILAFYSSSLAGRHKACKLPSGSKSDSKFSNLIRLSQVSPEGDKPCWGHGWEEGEHIGTSAESAAILQQDGDGPNIEDMTVDAERPDPELFDPSSCPGEWLSEPDWTLEGIRGPRAQGLPPRHSYQHGPHRATSFLQHVSGHH